A part of Terriglobus roseus genomic DNA contains:
- a CDS encoding cupin domain-containing protein produces MNSTRRDLCLSLPALAFFAELSGVAQQAAPAAATESKPDPAKIAAGTKIFSDNHIFNARELPIHSGKTGSSQAVCQGVLPTGEGVEMHNTVLLPGMAPHPPHQHMHSEWLFLREGKVEWLIDGKWEPAEAGDILYASSMKLHGLKNVGTVPAKYFVMAVGPNLKG; encoded by the coding sequence ATGAATTCCACACGCCGCGATCTGTGCCTGAGTTTGCCCGCCCTTGCTTTCTTTGCCGAACTGTCTGGTGTTGCACAGCAGGCAGCGCCTGCCGCTGCGACTGAATCCAAGCCCGATCCTGCGAAGATTGCTGCCGGAACAAAGATTTTTTCAGACAACCATATCTTCAACGCTCGCGAACTTCCCATTCACAGTGGGAAGACCGGATCATCGCAGGCGGTTTGCCAGGGTGTGCTGCCTACAGGCGAAGGCGTGGAGATGCACAACACGGTATTGCTGCCGGGCATGGCGCCACATCCGCCGCATCAGCACATGCATTCTGAGTGGTTGTTCCTGCGCGAAGGCAAAGTGGAGTGGCTGATTGATGGCAAGTGGGAACCGGCAGAAGCAGGCGACATTCTGTACGCGAGCAGCATGAAACTGCACGGTCTGAAGAATGTTGGCACGGTTCCAGCGAAGTATTTCGTAATGGCGGTCGGGCCGAATCTAAAAGGTTGA
- a CDS encoding class I SAM-dependent methyltransferase — translation MDHSNGYEAISAEWLRGRGSDAGRARAIGVDEVRRWARTLPAGSSVIDIGCGPGFPLTAVLVEEGLRVYGLDAAPSFVAAFQRNLPGVPITCASVLESDCFGRKFDAVLAVGLIFLMTVDEQARLLRKFAEILNPDGHLLFTAPLPACTWIDQMTGLSSVSLGGEEYRRQLALAGLSVVAEFEDVGENHYYEVRKTATAL, via the coding sequence ATGGACCACTCCAACGGATACGAGGCGATCTCAGCCGAATGGCTCAGAGGTCGTGGCAGCGACGCCGGCCGCGCCCGGGCAATCGGCGTGGACGAGGTGCGACGTTGGGCGCGGACGCTTCCCGCGGGCAGCAGCGTGATCGATATTGGGTGTGGCCCCGGCTTTCCTCTGACTGCCGTATTGGTCGAAGAAGGACTCCGGGTTTATGGTCTGGACGCCGCTCCGTCGTTCGTTGCGGCATTTCAACGGAACCTGCCTGGAGTTCCGATCACATGTGCGTCCGTGCTGGAGTCGGATTGTTTTGGCCGCAAGTTCGATGCGGTGCTTGCTGTCGGCTTGATTTTCCTGATGACCGTCGACGAACAGGCACGTCTGCTGCGGAAGTTCGCCGAGATTCTGAACCCGGACGGACACCTGTTGTTCACCGCGCCTTTGCCCGCATGCACGTGGATCGATCAGATGACTGGGCTCTCATCGGTTTCATTGGGTGGGGAAGAATATCGAAGGCAACTCGCATTAGCCGGGCTCTCTGTGGTGGCGGAGTTTGAGGATGTGGGAGAAAACCACTATTACGAGGTGCGGAAGACGGCGACTGCTCTGTAA